In the Sulfitobacter pacificus genome, one interval contains:
- a CDS encoding ABC transporter permease, whose product MPSSSKTSSTLRPQTGSYATPRAIGALILREITTTYGRSPGGYIWAILEPAAGITLLTLVFSIGFRTPPLGTSFALFYAAGILPLMMYTDISTKLAQTIQFSRALLIYPRITFLDALIARFVLNFLTQMMVHFIVLGFIILFLKPMTTLDYAKIGQAYLLTLALAIGIGTLNSFLTLAYPVWQTAWSILNRPLFLMSCVFFIFESVPRPYSDYLWFNPIVHIAGLMRDGFYPFYQPGYVSIAYPLAVAALCTMAGLFLLNRYHRDMLDK is encoded by the coding sequence ATGCCCAGCTCATCGAAAACATCATCGACGCTCAGACCCCAAACCGGTTCCTATGCAACACCCCGTGCGATTGGGGCACTGATTTTGCGCGAAATCACAACAACTTATGGACGTTCACCGGGGGGGTACATCTGGGCCATCCTCGAACCCGCCGCCGGGATCACCCTGCTGACATTGGTCTTTTCCATCGGGTTTCGAACGCCTCCCCTAGGGACAAGTTTTGCGCTGTTTTACGCCGCCGGCATTCTGCCTTTGATGATGTACACCGATATTTCAACCAAGCTGGCGCAGACCATTCAGTTCAGCCGCGCCCTGCTGATCTATCCAAGAATCACCTTTCTTGATGCGTTGATCGCACGGTTTGTCCTGAACTTTCTGACCCAGATGATGGTACATTTCATCGTCCTTGGTTTCATCATCTTGTTTCTTAAACCCATGACAACATTGGATTATGCCAAAATTGGACAGGCCTATCTGTTGACGCTTGCGCTGGCCATCGGCATCGGCACATTGAACAGTTTTCTCACGTTGGCCTATCCGGTCTGGCAAACAGCGTGGTCGATTCTAAACCGCCCCCTATTTCTGATGTCCTGCGTTTTTTTCATTTTCGAAAGCGTGCCACGGCCCTATTCGGACTATCTGTGGTTCAATCCCATCGTCCATATCGCTGGCTTGATGCGCGACGGATTTTATCCTTTTTACCAGCCAGGTTACGTCTCTATCGCATACCCATTGGCGGTGGCCGCACTATGCACAATGGCAGGTCTGTTTCTATTGAATCGCTATCATCGGGATATGCTGGATAAGTAA
- a CDS encoding capsule biosynthesis protein codes for MAEGSQEEAQLISRIRHLKHSAPVEAQPRVVAPHVVSGADLAEPAPPRPAGPVIPQFDIRPPARRAKPRKRHRFLVFTFMLFVVSPIVLASYYLWTQAADQYASRVAFSVRTEEQTSAIELLGGITELSGSSSSDTDILFAYLSSQELVSQVDQKIGLREVWSRVSIEQDPIFAFDPAGTIEDLQDHWERKISIIYDSSTGLIELEVLAFDPQDALRVAQAILAECTAMINGLSRIAQEDSIRFTREELANSVERLKVSRRALTQFRNRTQIVDPSIDTQNQMGLLVTLQQQLAEALIDHDLLQDTTRENDPRITQAKRRIEVIEERISSERGNLGLGVDGESGDAFANLVGEYEGLIVDREFAEAAYVAALAAHDSALAEVRKQSRYLAAHVKPTLAQRAEFPKRELTLALIALFSFFTWSILSLVYYSVRDRS; via the coding sequence ATGGCGGAAGGCTCCCAAGAGGAGGCGCAGCTGATCAGCAGGATCAGGCACCTCAAACACTCAGCGCCGGTTGAAGCCCAGCCACGCGTTGTGGCACCGCATGTTGTGTCGGGGGCAGATCTGGCAGAACCGGCACCGCCACGGCCAGCTGGCCCGGTCATTCCACAATTTGACATCAGGCCACCAGCCAGACGGGCAAAGCCACGCAAAAGGCACCGGTTTCTGGTGTTCACATTTATGCTGTTTGTGGTCAGCCCGATTGTTCTTGCCAGTTATTATTTGTGGACGCAGGCCGCCGACCAATATGCATCCCGCGTGGCGTTTTCGGTGCGCACGGAAGAGCAAACTTCGGCCATCGAGCTGTTGGGCGGGATTACTGAACTATCCGGTTCCAGCTCCTCTGACACTGATATTCTGTTTGCCTATCTTTCAAGTCAGGAACTGGTGTCGCAGGTGGATCAGAAGATCGGTCTGCGCGAGGTCTGGTCACGTGTCAGTATAGAACAGGATCCGATATTTGCCTTTGATCCGGCGGGGACAATCGAGGATTTGCAGGACCATTGGGAACGTAAGATTTCGATCATCTATGACAGCAGTACCGGATTGATTGAACTGGAGGTTTTGGCCTTTGATCCGCAGGACGCCCTGCGCGTGGCGCAGGCAATCCTTGCGGAATGTACGGCGATGATCAACGGCTTGTCACGCATTGCACAAGAGGATTCGATCCGCTTTACCCGCGAGGAATTGGCAAATTCGGTGGAACGTTTGAAGGTGTCGCGCCGCGCCTTGACCCAATTTCGCAATCGGACACAGATTGTCGACCCCAGCATTGATACGCAGAATCAAATGGGCCTGTTGGTCACCCTGCAACAACAGCTGGCCGAGGCGCTGATTGATCATGATTTATTGCAAGATACCACGCGCGAAAATGATCCGCGGATCACGCAGGCCAAACGCCGGATTGAAGTGATTGAAGAGCGGATTTCATCGGAACGGGGGAACCTTGGATTGGGGGTGGACGGTGAAAGCGGCGATGCTTTTGCTAATCTAGTGGGCGAATATGAAGGGCTGATTGTGGATCGCGAGTTTGCCGAAGCGGCCTATGTCGCCGCCTTGGCCGCGCATGATTCCGCTTTGGCGGAAGTGCGCAAACAAAGCCGCTATCTGGCTGCTCATGTGAAACCAACCCTGGCGCAAAGGGCCGAGTTTCCCAAGCGCGAGCTGACCCTCGCATTGATTGCCCTTTTCAGTTTCTTCACATGGTCCATCCTGAGCCTGGTCTATTACTCCGTGCGTGACAGAAGCTAG
- a CDS encoding ABC transporter ATP-binding protein, translated as MICLENLTKYFPSRGGRQVIVDNLTAVFPTGASVALLGRNGAGKSTLLKLIAGTIRPTSGRVLSTGSISYPVGFQGSFHPDLTGVQNTRFVARLYGVDSDGLVDFVEEFAELGGHFRMPLRTYSAGMKSRLSFGVSMGIPFDTYLVDEVTSVGDGAFRHKSVQVFDKRNENAGAIVVTHSPPMVRRLCNMAAVLERGQLHFYEDLDAALEHHEYNLTLPPDRLRS; from the coding sequence ATGATTTGCCTTGAGAACCTGACCAAATATTTTCCATCGCGCGGCGGGCGGCAGGTCATTGTCGATAACCTGACCGCAGTTTTTCCAACCGGTGCAAGCGTGGCGCTTTTGGGGCGCAACGGGGCGGGGAAGAGCACCCTGTTGAAACTGATCGCGGGGACAATCCGGCCAACGTCTGGCCGGGTCTTATCAACGGGCAGTATTTCTTATCCCGTTGGTTTTCAGGGATCGTTTCATCCAGATCTGACGGGGGTGCAGAACACGCGTTTCGTTGCCCGATTGTATGGCGTTGACAGTGACGGTCTGGTTGATTTTGTTGAGGAATTCGCGGAATTGGGTGGTCATTTCCGCATGCCGCTGCGGACCTATTCCGCAGGAATGAAATCGCGGCTTTCCTTTGGTGTTTCGATGGGAATTCCATTTGACACCTATCTGGTGGATGAGGTGACCTCAGTCGGCGATGGTGCCTTCCGACATAAGAGCGTGCAGGTCTTTGACAAACGGAATGAGAATGCCGGGGCTATTGTTGTAACCCATTCTCCGCCGATGGTGCGCCGGTTGTGTAACATGGCGGCGGTACTGGAGCGCGGGCAGTTACATTTTTACGAAGACCTTGATGCCGCATTGGAGCATCATGAATATAATCTGACGCTGCCACCTGACCGGTTGCGGAGCTGA
- a CDS encoding glycosyltransferase produces the protein MTSNASSIPHGPKITILMGIHNGADHLAAQLHSIARQSHTNWRLICSDDGSTDNSLKIIYNFSETRPGQVTIHTGPCSGFADNFMSLIRRLPEDAEYVGFADQDDIWLPDKLARALPSLENSGGDPALYCGRQSYWYPKTNRLVHSPKMARPFTLRNALIENVASGNTILLNPAAANLARRAARQTGSVFAHDWWLYLLMTATGGAVLFDNDPPGILYRQHAHNAIGAGTGVLCQIRRKAEVLRGVFSQRIDKNLQALRAVEDLLTPQARDLCRCFSAARHASTGARLLAIHRIALYRQRRAQTLGFWGAASLGCI, from the coding sequence ATGACAAGCAACGCATCCTCCATTCCCCATGGGCCCAAGATCACGATTCTGATGGGCATCCACAACGGCGCGGATCATCTGGCCGCCCAATTGCACAGCATTGCCCGGCAATCCCATACCAACTGGCGGCTGATCTGCAGCGATGATGGCTCAACCGATAACAGTCTGAAAATAATATATAATTTTTCAGAAACCCGGCCCGGACAGGTCACAATCCACACTGGCCCCTGCAGCGGATTTGCCGACAACTTCATGTCCCTTATCCGCAGACTTCCTGAGGATGCTGAATATGTCGGTTTCGCAGATCAGGATGACATCTGGCTACCTGATAAGCTGGCCCGTGCTCTGCCTAGTCTGGAAAACTCCGGTGGCGACCCGGCGCTCTACTGCGGCAGGCAATCCTATTGGTATCCAAAGACAAACCGTCTGGTTCACTCCCCAAAAATGGCGCGGCCCTTCACGCTGCGCAATGCCTTGATCGAAAATGTTGCCAGCGGAAACACCATTCTGCTTAACCCGGCTGCTGCCAATCTTGCACGGCGGGCCGCCCGCCAAACCGGGTCCGTATTCGCTCATGACTGGTGGCTTTATCTGTTGATGACGGCGACGGGCGGTGCGGTCCTGTTTGACAATGACCCTCCCGGCATCCTGTACCGACAACATGCACATAATGCGATTGGCGCAGGCACGGGTGTTCTGTGTCAGATTCGACGCAAGGCGGAGGTGCTACGCGGTGTGTTTTCCCAGCGGATAGACAAAAACCTGCAAGCATTACGCGCGGTTGAGGATTTGCTGACGCCGCAGGCCCGCGATCTGTGCAGATGTTTCTCTGCGGCCCGACATGCCTCAACAGGGGCGCGGCTTCTGGCCATCCACCGCATTGCCCTTTACCGGCAGCGCCGTGCGCAAACTTTGGGGTTCTGGGGGGCTGCAAGTCTTGGTTGCATCTAA
- a CDS encoding glycosyltransferase, with translation MLKLPLLTLIRRFRSVLKREGTGAAVLRAAGYVRRRVRGLGTGTLSLATDTGPRGSEQYLHGIWQTLARQDAFHILQAPGVDRARRQIAMIADLNLPQCRKYRVEQLAGFWRSRGVEFEYAHYQDIPRATRIMQHATHLMEYRLQSSAVTDMFRYEARRLRLPILYDLDDPLFSVSAYETYRNMEALDPGLKSHFLSEAPKYLSMMNGADIMSVSTPGMAQHAALYTGRPVYVRRNFADAETLCAGAVAMLNNGPDDGMFRVAFASGSQGHEVDLAEILEPLSEFIQADRGRRLMLIGHFDLAHLPAKLKPQIERVEFAGYDRYLAALARANCTLMPLCDDAFNRCKSAVRVLDAASVGVPSIVADVGDLSSVVRTGETGFVAQKGGDWMDALRALAACPKDAAQMGRNARVNLEERWRASDQPHIIAPELIEWVET, from the coding sequence GTGTTGAAATTGCCCTTGCTCACTTTGATCAGGCGGTTTAGGTCCGTTTTGAAGCGAGAGGGCACCGGTGCGGCGGTGCTACGTGCAGCAGGCTATGTTCGTCGGCGGGTGCGGGGGTTGGGCACGGGAACCCTGTCCCTTGCCACGGATACTGGCCCACGCGGGTCAGAACAATATCTGCATGGTATCTGGCAAACCCTTGCGCGGCAGGACGCGTTTCACATCCTACAGGCCCCCGGCGTTGATCGGGCGCGACGACAGATTGCGATGATTGCGGACCTGAACCTGCCGCAATGTCGCAAGTACCGGGTTGAACAACTGGCCGGTTTCTGGCGCAGCCGGGGTGTTGAATTTGAATATGCGCATTATCAGGATATCCCGCGCGCCACGCGGATCATGCAACATGCGACCCATCTGATGGAATATCGTCTGCAATCCAGTGCGGTGACTGATATGTTTCGTTACGAGGCGCGGCGGCTGCGGCTGCCCATCTTGTATGATCTGGACGACCCGCTTTTTTCAGTGTCGGCCTACGAAACCTATCGCAATATGGAAGCCCTGGATCCGGGTTTGAAATCGCATTTCCTGTCCGAGGCACCGAAATACCTTAGCATGATGAACGGGGCGGATATCATGTCTGTTTCGACCCCCGGCATGGCACAGCACGCGGCGCTTTATACCGGGCGCCCGGTCTATGTCAGGCGCAACTTTGCCGATGCAGAGACGCTTTGCGCAGGGGCGGTGGCGATGCTGAACAACGGGCCTGATGACGGGATGTTTCGAGTGGCCTTTGCCAGCGGATCGCAGGGGCATGAGGTTGATTTGGCAGAGATTCTGGAACCTTTGTCAGAGTTCATTCAGGCGGATCGCGGCAGACGGTTGATGCTGATTGGTCATTTTGATCTGGCACATTTGCCTGCCAAACTGAAACCACAAATAGAGAGGGTGGAATTTGCGGGATACGATCGCTATCTCGCCGCACTGGCAAGGGCCAATTGTACGCTGATGCCGCTTTGCGATGATGCTTTCAATCGGTGCAAAAGCGCCGTGCGGGTGTTGGACGCGGCATCTGTCGGTGTGCCCTCAATTGTTGCGGATGTCGGGGATCTGTCATCGGTTGTGCGCACCGGTGAAACCGGATTTGTCGCGCAGAAGGGCGGCGATTGGATGGATGCCCTGCGCGCCCTTGCCGCCTGTCCAAAAGACGCAGCGCAGATGGGTAGAAACGCCCGTGTCAATCTGGAGGAACGATGGCGGGCCTCTGATCAGCCCCACATCATCGCGCCGGAATTGATCGAATGGGTAGAGACATGA
- a CDS encoding glycosyltransferase, translated as MNLRHILVANVFFAPFSYGGATVVAEQVATALIKQGGYRVTVVSLCARNDIAPYDVIKSQKNGIVNYLINVPEHRSYGEIYNNPEVTARLAELISALEPDLIHAHCIQDIGTGIITAAEGANVPVILSVHDFWWLCERQFMIKLDEKYCGQNPVRIDRCKGCVDNFWAAKTRFNHLQAMSEKVALVTYPSQFAMELSEASGFAKGRGVVWKNGVNPPEPAFFNKQAARRASDQRITFGYVGGPAQIKGWPQIEQAFAGIKSGKFRGLVVDGSRDGSWWQAKQLSKLPGSWEIYPRFEQHNMDDFYAEIDVLLFMSQWKETFGLAIREALARGITVIQTDSGGTVEHGAIRQEDLIPIAAPPGQLREQMDQVLRSGKRERAPYPVVHFADQAREFSALVDQVLQEVERAA; from the coding sequence ATGAATTTACGCCATATTCTGGTGGCAAACGTCTTTTTCGCCCCCTTCAGCTATGGCGGCGCGACGGTGGTTGCGGAACAGGTCGCGACCGCATTGATCAAGCAGGGGGGCTATCGCGTTACTGTCGTGTCTCTATGCGCCCGAAATGACATTGCGCCTTATGATGTAATCAAAAGCCAGAAAAACGGGATCGTGAACTATTTGATCAACGTGCCTGAACACCGCTCCTATGGGGAAATCTACAACAACCCTGAGGTAACCGCGCGGCTGGCTGAATTGATCAGCGCGCTAGAGCCTGATCTGATTCACGCCCATTGTATTCAGGATATCGGAACCGGCATTATCACTGCTGCCGAAGGGGCAAATGTGCCGGTGATCCTGAGTGTACATGATTTCTGGTGGCTGTGTGAGCGGCAATTCATGATCAAGCTGGACGAGAAGTATTGTGGACAGAACCCCGTCAGGATCGACAGATGCAAGGGTTGTGTTGATAATTTTTGGGCGGCGAAGACCCGATTTAACCATTTGCAGGCGATGAGTGAGAAAGTAGCGCTGGTTACCTACCCGTCGCAATTTGCAATGGAGCTCAGCGAAGCATCCGGTTTTGCCAAAGGGCGGGGGGTGGTTTGGAAAAACGGTGTTAACCCACCTGAACCCGCGTTTTTCAACAAACAGGCGGCCCGGCGGGCATCAGATCAAAGGATCACCTTTGGGTATGTGGGCGGACCTGCACAGATAAAGGGTTGGCCGCAGATAGAGCAGGCTTTCGCCGGCATTAAATCGGGCAAGTTTCGCGGGCTTGTTGTTGACGGCAGCCGCGACGGGTCCTGGTGGCAGGCAAAGCAGCTGAGCAAACTGCCCGGCAGCTGGGAAATTTATCCGCGGTTCGAACAGCATAACATGGACGATTTTTACGCAGAGATCGACGTGCTGTTGTTCATGTCCCAATGGAAAGAGACATTCGGGCTGGCCATCCGCGAAGCATTGGCGCGTGGCATTACAGTGATCCAGACTGACAGCGGTGGCACTGTTGAGCATGGGGCGATCCGACAGGAGGATCTTATCCCGATTGCCGCGCCACCGGGTCAATTGCGCGAGCAGATGGATCAGGTGTTGCGGTCCGGGAAACGGGAACGCGCGCCCTATCCAGTGGTGCATTTTGCAGATCAGGCCCGGGAATTCTCTGCCCTGGTCGATCAGGTTTTGCAGGAGGTTGAACGCGCCGCCTGA
- a CDS encoding calcium-binding protein: MVRAVFTNHGALSSIEEFGLVGLNDIKVVDGAGGPMLFAATRGNGWLSAYDLGSSAGDTTLDQQWRIAPQLLQLETTDLVLRDTGGSQQLYMAGLNNSRLTGVRLDSDGAGNAIDGGISYSAMGRHLGGLSEMELISDGYSGLGALRNGGLVNISFGSGTTMNLSNINQGSAMQGERATGITSATHDGQTYAFVTYQGEDTVSMFRQGANGNMIHINDIDASDGFWVDRPRALTVTSAPDGKLYVVVAGSGSDSLSTFSVTPQGMVPVDHLIDSLGTRFADASHVTSVTVDGQSFILAVGSDSGVSMFTVLPGGRLQHIDAMPAEAATPLRGITSIDAMSTPDGLRFWVSTEGAPYLAEFSVALPNLGINLGASATGSTLDGRVGDDILSGGAGNDQLNGSFGNDILLDGAGADTLRGGGGRDTFVLTEDGARDVIQDFEMGFDRIDMTDFSQTSAFGQMSIVSRSWGAEFQLGADVLEVRSSDGSRLYAQDFDATNLITGGRIQTDPALYPGGSGPSRPDPNPGSNANPSSVDPNSLAPTWQNEPSFALNRSANDNGGTNAHDQITTGAGNDRVFGGLGNDTLSSGSGRDAVNGEGGNDLIHGGDDNDFLLGAAGFDTIDGGNGHDTISGDTYADSISGGAGNDVLLGGDGFDRISGGSGNDRVWAGSSPDRVWGGDGDDWLSAGSNIGYGVDAVFGEGGNDTIFGNAGFDLLNGGDGDDVLDGGHQADNLYGEEGNDILLGGLGFDRLFGGRGDDQLFGGDSGDGVFGQQGNDTMWGGTGGDRFFGGQGNDIIDGETGDDTIYGGAGFDTILGGEGNDSLYGSFNADEFLFDNNHGNDTICDFDATSANEVIDLSRVDGFNRFSDVLNVSTQTGQDVVIQTGSNSSIRLNRVNLDDLDENDFVF, translated from the coding sequence ATGGTCAGAGCAGTATTTACAAATCACGGGGCGCTGTCCTCAATCGAGGAATTTGGCCTTGTCGGGTTGAACGATATCAAGGTTGTCGACGGCGCGGGCGGGCCCATGTTGTTCGCCGCAACACGGGGCAATGGTTGGCTGTCAGCCTATGATCTGGGCAGCTCCGCAGGTGATACCACATTGGATCAACAATGGCGGATTGCCCCCCAACTGCTCCAACTGGAAACCACCGATCTGGTGTTGCGCGACACCGGCGGCAGCCAGCAGCTTTATATGGCGGGCCTGAACAACAGTCGTCTGACCGGTGTCCGACTTGACAGCGACGGGGCAGGTAATGCCATCGATGGGGGGATCTCCTATTCTGCCATGGGTCGCCACCTTGGTGGCCTGTCCGAGATGGAGCTGATCAGCGATGGCTACAGCGGCCTTGGTGCTTTGCGCAATGGTGGTTTAGTAAATATCTCTTTCGGGTCGGGCACCACCATGAACCTGTCCAACATCAATCAGGGCAGCGCCATGCAGGGCGAACGTGCAACCGGAATCACCAGCGCCACACATGACGGGCAAACCTATGCTTTTGTCACCTATCAGGGCGAGGATACGGTCAGCATGTTCCGCCAGGGTGCAAACGGAAACATGATCCATATCAACGATATAGATGCAAGCGACGGTTTCTGGGTTGACCGCCCAAGGGCGTTGACCGTGACCTCTGCACCGGATGGAAAACTCTATGTGGTTGTCGCCGGGTCGGGCAGCGATTCTCTGTCGACATTTTCTGTCACACCCCAGGGCATGGTGCCGGTTGACCACCTGATCGACAGCCTCGGCACCCGCTTTGCCGATGCCAGTCATGTCACCAGCGTCACCGTTGATGGCCAGAGCTTTATCCTCGCCGTCGGATCTGACAGCGGCGTCAGCATGTTTACCGTTCTGCCCGGCGGGCGGCTGCAACATATCGACGCCATGCCTGCAGAGGCCGCAACCCCACTGCGTGGCATCACCTCAATCGATGCCATGTCGACGCCTGATGGTCTGCGCTTCTGGGTCTCAACCGAGGGCGCACCCTATCTGGCAGAGTTTTCGGTGGCCCTGCCCAATCTCGGCATCAATCTGGGAGCCTCGGCCACTGGCAGCACCTTAGATGGCCGGGTGGGCGACGACATCCTTTCAGGTGGGGCAGGCAACGATCAGCTGAACGGCAGCTTTGGCAATGACATCCTGCTTGACGGGGCTGGTGCGGACACGCTTCGGGGCGGTGGCGGACGTGACACTTTTGTCCTGACTGAAGATGGCGCGCGTGATGTCATTCAGGATTTCGAAATGGGTTTTGACCGCATCGACATGACCGACTTCAGCCAGACCAGTGCCTTCGGGCAAATGTCCATTGTATCGCGCAGCTGGGGCGCCGAATTTCAGCTGGGCGCAGATGTGCTTGAGGTGCGCTCTTCTGATGGATCACGCCTTTATGCACAGGATTTTGATGCCACCAACCTGATCACCGGCGGACGAATCCAGACAGATCCCGCGCTCTACCCCGGTGGCAGCGGCCCGTCGCGGCCCGATCCCAATCCGGGCTCAAACGCGAATCCCTCAAGCGTCGATCCCAATAGCCTCGCACCCACATGGCAAAACGAACCTTCCTTTGCCCTGAACCGCAGCGCAAATGACAACGGCGGTACAAACGCGCATGACCAAATCACCACCGGTGCTGGCAACGACCGGGTCTTTGGGGGTTTGGGCAATGATACGTTAAGTTCCGGGTCGGGCCGCGATGCGGTCAACGGCGAAGGCGGGAACGATCTGATTCACGGCGGAGATGACAACGACTTCCTGCTGGGTGCCGCCGGGTTCGATACCATTGATGGCGGCAATGGGCATGACACAATCTCTGGCGACACCTATGCCGATTCCATCAGCGGTGGCGCTGGCAATGATGTCTTGCTGGGGGGTGACGGATTCGACCGGATCAGCGGTGGCTCTGGTAATGACCGGGTCTGGGCCGGATCATCACCGGATCGGGTTTGGGGCGGTGACGGGGATGATTGGCTCAGCGCCGGCAGCAACATTGGCTATGGCGTGGATGCGGTTTTTGGCGAAGGTGGCAATGACACGATTTTTGGCAATGCCGGTTTCGATCTGCTGAACGGCGGCGATGGCGATGACGTTCTTGATGGCGGTCATCAGGCGGACAACCTCTATGGCGAAGAGGGTAACGACATCCTGTTGGGTGGGCTCGGCTTTGACCGGCTGTTCGGCGGGCGTGGCGATGATCAGCTCTTTGGCGGTGACAGCGGCGACGGGGTGTTTGGTCAGCAGGGCAATGACACCATGTGGGGCGGCACCGGCGGCGACCGATTTTTCGGTGGGCAGGGCAATGATATCATTGATGGCGAAACCGGGGATGACACCATTTACGGTGGTGCCGGTTTCGACACGATTCTGGGTGGCGAAGGCAATGACTCACTATACGGCAGCTTTAACGCGGATGAATTCCTGTTTGATAACAACCACGGCAATGATACGATCTGCGACTTCGACGCAACCAGCGCAAATGAAGTGATCGACCTCTCTCGGGTGGACGGCTTTAACCGTTTCTCGGATGTCCTTAATGTCTCCACCCAAACCGGGCAGGACGTTGTGATCCAGACCGGCAGTAACAGTTCTATCAGGCTCAATCGCGTGAACCTTGACGATTTGGACGAGAACGATTTCGTGTTTTAA
- a CDS encoding DUF2793 domain-containing protein — protein MSQTSPTLSLPYIQPAQAQKHVTHNEALRILDAVTQLSVISTTLTAPPGQTAEGDRYIVADAATGVWAGQEHKVAVWVDNTWQFFTPNIGWRADIASSGEEVRFDGTDWQPAGGGATGDLQNVPLLGVNTSADATNKLAVSADATLLNNAGSGHQLKLNKSAATDTASLLFQTGFAGRAEVGTAGNDNFEIKVSPNGSSFKTALRAEAATGAVQLPSGQSYFQDVFILNDSVWSVTIPWSNPSRILMWLSVNLEGRYFLFSITGTLTGVNNFGEMFANPPGTLTYHTGPLTGTTGPAGGINISIDVTGPAPKLFVENRLGSNRLFTLSTMGK, from the coding sequence ATGTCTCAGACGTCTCCAACCCTGTCGCTGCCCTATATTCAGCCAGCACAGGCGCAAAAGCATGTGACCCATAATGAGGCGCTGCGGATTCTGGATGCTGTTACGCAGTTGAGCGTGATCAGTACAACACTGACCGCGCCACCGGGGCAGACTGCTGAAGGGGATCGTTACATCGTGGCCGATGCCGCAACGGGGGTTTGGGCCGGACAGGAGCATAAGGTTGCGGTTTGGGTGGATAACACCTGGCAGTTTTTCACACCGAACATTGGCTGGCGCGCGGATATTGCCAGCAGTGGCGAGGAGGTGCGGTTTGATGGCACCGATTGGCAGCCTGCCGGTGGGGGCGCGACAGGGGATTTGCAGAACGTGCCCTTGCTGGGAGTGAACACCAGTGCGGATGCAACCAACAAGCTGGCGGTTTCTGCTGATGCCACATTGCTGAACAACGCGGGCAGCGGTCATCAGCTTAAGCTGAACAAATCGGCAGCGACGGACACTGCAAGCCTGTTGTTTCAAACCGGTTTTGCAGGGCGCGCCGAGGTGGGAACCGCAGGCAATGATAATTTCGAGATCAAGGTCAGCCCGAACGGCAGCAGTTTTAAGACGGCCCTCCGCGCCGAGGCGGCGACAGGTGCGGTGCAGCTGCCCAGTGGGCAATCGTATTTTCAGGATGTGTTCATCCTGAATGACAGTGTCTGGTCGGTCACCATCCCGTGGTCGAATCCCTCGCGCATCCTGATGTGGTTAAGTGTCAATCTGGAGGGGCGGTATTTTCTGTTCTCGATCACCGGCACATTGACCGGTGTGAATAATTTTGGCGAGATGTTTGCCAATCCGCCGGGAACGTTGACTTATCATACTGGCCCGCTGACGGGCACGACCGGGCCTGCGGGCGGCATCAACATTTCAATCGATGTAACAGGCCCAGCGCCCAAGTTGTTCGTTGAGAATCGCCTTGGTTCCAACCGTCTGTTCACACTGTCCACGATGGGGAAATGA
- the rfbC gene encoding dTDP-4-dehydrorhamnose 3,5-epimerase: MDFITPTKLPGVVLVNPPRYGDARGFFCESWNRKKMSDHGIDIDFVQDNHSVSAAVNTVRGLHFQSPPHAQAKLVRCGRGALFDVAVDVRKGSATFGEWVGYELTAENGLQLLIPAGFLHGFATRVPDTEIIYKCSDYYAPECDGAVRFDDPDLGIDWGLSGSAVLSDKDEKAPLMCDFDSPFTFEGAA, translated from the coding sequence TTGGATTTCATAACACCTACAAAACTGCCCGGTGTGGTTTTGGTAAACCCGCCGCGTTATGGCGATGCGCGCGGGTTTTTCTGCGAAAGCTGGAACCGTAAAAAGATGTCGGATCATGGCATCGATATTGATTTTGTTCAGGATAACCATTCGGTGTCTGCCGCTGTTAACACGGTGCGCGGATTGCATTTTCAATCCCCGCCCCATGCGCAGGCCAAACTGGTGCGCTGTGGGCGCGGTGCGTTGTTTGATGTGGCGGTGGATGTGCGCAAAGGCTCTGCAACCTTCGGGGAATGGGTTGGCTATGAATTGACGGCAGAAAATGGTTTGCAGTTGCTGATCCCCGCCGGGTTTCTTCACGGTTTTGCAACACGTGTGCCGGATACAGAGATCATCTATAAATGTAGCGATTATTATGCCCCTGAATGTGATGGTGCGGTGCGTTTTGATGATCCGGACCTTGGTATTGATTGGGGATTAAGCGGCTCTGCGGTGCTGTCGGACAAGGATGAAAAGGCACCGCTGATGTGCGATTTTGACAGTCCTTTCACATTTGAGGGCGCAGCATGA